A genome region from Brachymonas denitrificans includes the following:
- a CDS encoding hemerythrin domain-containing protein codes for MSAASDSNAPFATPSLPHAGLLETHHTLRTMLERLNQLAADIADTGLTPQVRKEAGALHAWFAQAPAQHHADEEAHVFSRLLACGDAEQIHLAKRLTADHGWLDVNWKQIAPSLLAARDNYQWFQPAELIAAVRLFTRMHEEHMELEETQAFPAAFAPPTAPEQ; via the coding sequence ATGTCTGCCGCTTCTGATTCCAACGCCCCTTTCGCAACTCCCTCGCTCCCGCACGCCGGCTTGCTGGAAACGCACCACACCCTGCGTACCATGCTGGAGCGCCTCAACCAGTTGGCCGCCGACATTGCAGATACGGGGCTCACGCCGCAAGTGCGCAAGGAGGCCGGCGCACTGCACGCCTGGTTCGCCCAAGCGCCGGCGCAGCACCATGCAGACGAGGAAGCGCACGTGTTTTCCCGCCTGCTGGCTTGCGGCGATGCGGAACAGATTCATCTGGCCAAACGCCTGACCGCCGACCACGGCTGGCTGGACGTGAACTGGAAGCAGATCGCTCCCTCGCTGCTGGCGGCCAGGGACAATTACCAGTGGTTCCAGCCGGCCGAACTGATTGCCGCCGTGCGCCTGTTCACCCGCATGCACGAGGAGCACATGGAGCTGGAGGAAACACAGGCTTTTCCTGCCGCCTTCGCGCCGCCGACAGCCCCGGAGCAGTAA
- a CDS encoding LysE family translocator, with amino-acid sequence MSLDVLTLTLSIVPYIVVMSITPGPNNLMLLSSGVRFGAQRSLPHMLGISVGGAVMIVLTGLGLLELFQRHPLLQQGVQWGGMAYLLWLAWQMTRAPAPQEALEQEAPVPGGAAQQPPGHAQGASSAEALARPLGFLGAAAFQWVNPKMWMMALGLLSAYLPPGQGVAAVALVALVFGVTNLPCISVWAIAGQHLRHWLQQPARLQAFNWSMAAALLLSMAPVLLRQ; translated from the coding sequence ATGTCTCTCGACGTCCTCACGCTCACGCTGTCCATCGTTCCCTACATCGTGGTGATGTCCATCACGCCGGGGCCCAACAACCTGATGCTGCTCAGTTCCGGTGTGCGGTTTGGCGCGCAGCGCAGCCTGCCGCATATGCTCGGCATCTCGGTTGGCGGTGCGGTGATGATCGTGCTGACCGGCCTCGGTCTGCTGGAGCTGTTTCAGCGCCATCCGCTGTTGCAGCAGGGTGTGCAGTGGGGCGGCATGGCGTATCTGCTCTGGCTGGCCTGGCAGATGACGCGCGCGCCTGCACCGCAGGAGGCCCTGGAGCAGGAAGCGCCTGTGCCGGGCGGGGCTGCACAGCAACCACCCGGCCATGCGCAGGGCGCATCTTCGGCAGAAGCGCTGGCCCGCCCGCTCGGGTTCTTGGGCGCGGCAGCCTTCCAGTGGGTCAATCCCAAGATGTGGATGATGGCGCTCGGCCTGCTCTCGGCCTATCTGCCTCCGGGGCAGGGCGTTGCGGCCGTTGCCCTGGTCGCGCTGGTGTTTGGCGTGACCAATCTGCCCTGCATCTCGGTATGGGCGATTGCCGGCCAGCATTTGCGCCATTGGCTGCAGCAGCCTGCCCGGTTGCAGGCGTTCAACTGGAGCATGGCAGCCGCATTGCTGCTGTCAATGGCCCCGGTGCTGCTGCGCCAGTGA
- a CDS encoding excinuclease ABC subunit UvrA — MSDRSSTTDPQSSTDAASGQGEGAYLASLIRIRGARQNNLRNLDLDIRTGELTVVTGPSGSGKSSLVFDTLYAEGQRRYVETFSAYARQFLDRMDKPAVDKVEGVPPAIAIDQTNPVRTSRSTVGTMTELNDHLKLFFARFAHLHDRVTGLPVRQDNPDSIYADLLRRSGVVDGAGVQAAQSVDASQVQHADPIPAQRADVAGALAERAERAAGAEAPRLVVTFPVELPASTTAEEVEQWLSASGFTRVQAERTEGGRKVLDVVADRFRIDKVERARVIEALEVALKHGAGHLSVYALAASGEDAAPEIWSYSSSLHCPESGISYSAPIPSMFSFNSAVGACEACRGFGRVIGVDWGLVIPDEKLTLRQGAIKPIQTPAWSESQDDLMRHAETAGIPRDTPWNKLTEAQQRWVIDGAPGWKGQWNKQWYGIQRFFDYLESKAYKMHIRVLLSKYRSYTECPSCGGARLKTESLLWRVGSKADADAVLSPSDRFMPKGVDWDRETLASLPGLSLHDLMLLPLDRLRDFFARLGQDDRQPATQTDAADTQARKLLFEEINNRLRYLCDVGIGYLTLDRQSRTLSGGEVQRINLTTALGTSLVNTLFVLDEPSIGLHPRDMHRITEAMLRLRDAGNTLVVVEHDPAVMWAADRMIDMGPGPGERGGAIVFDGPTEALKRADTVTGEYLGGRRQVIDPQRWQPRAVEANTPRLLLEGVRANNLKNVSLEIPLQRLVCVTGVSGSGKSTLIQDVLAPALLRQFGKATESPGAHDRLLGADHLADVVFVDQSPIGKTARSNPVSYVGAWDAIRQQFATAPLSQERGYTASKFSFNSGDGRCPTCGGSGFEHVEMQFLSDVYLRCQDCDGKRYRPEVLEVNIERGGRTLNVADVLELTVNEAVLLFAADREVLRALKPIVDVGLDYVKLGQPVPTLSGGEAQRLKLAGFLADAAKSAAKSRQSLARKGTLFLFDEPTTGLHFDDIAKLMRAFRQLLDAGHSLVVIEHNLDVIRASDWLIDLGPEGGDGGGRIVAEGTPEQVRQNPASHTGAALREYDVAMGWGEAAGSLQQVPGAGEEGADAAKGSSAALRVQEPLAAYGSAANAVGSMAPGRPAPTLATPQRRSNAIEVVHAHEHNLKNLSVQIPRGKFNVITGVSGSGKSTLAFDIIFNEGQRRYLESLNAYARSMVQPAGRPEVDAVYGIPPTVAIEQRLSRGGRKSTVGTTTEVWHFLRLLYVKLGVQHCVHDDAPVQPQTADRIVAQILREHRGEHIGLLAPLVSGRKGVYTELADWARPRGHTHLRVDGEFLPTTGFPRLDRFKEHEIALPVLSLDVTPENEMLLREGVRDALRHGKGVVHVMSDLAGLAEAMADGGTGAGIGRVQVYSTLRACPVCSTSYEELDPRLFSYNSKHGWCPDCVGTGVKLSKEQRKALDDSVADKDNKGREQTFAEPEVEGVGDQPCPTCHGTRLNPIARHVRLHGIGIADVAALSVADVAAWVDGLAFSGREADIARDIVPEIRSRLAFLQQVGLGYLTLDRGAPTLSGGEAQRIRLAAQLGSNLQGVCYVLDEPTIGLHPRDNHILINALQDLSDKGNTLLVVEHDEDTIRRADHVIDIGPGAGVRGGTVVAEGTVADIEADADSVTGRYLRAAMRHPMRGTRRPVRGESADAEQQPALEWLSVTGATLHNLQNLDVQVPLHRLVAVTGVSGSGKSTLARDVLLSNVEAIVLQRSTKAGREADARGERPAWSGCSGVQGYEAIARVLEVDQTPIGKTPRSCPATYIGFWDTVRKLYADTLEARARGFGPGRFSFNTGEGRCPACEGQGMRTIEMNFLPDVKVPCEVCHGARFNLQTLAVTWRGKSIGDVLQMEVDEAVQFFASMPSIAHPLKLLQDVGLGYLTLGQPSPTLSGGEAQRIKLVTELTKVRDDVTRRGQKTPHTLYVLDEPTVGLHMSDVEKLIRVLHRLVDGGHSVVVIEHDLDVIAEADWILDLGPEGGTGGGRLVVAGTPEEVVACGSHTGEALRPVLARDAG; from the coding sequence ATGTCTGACCGTTCCTCCACTACCGATCCGCAATCCTCCACCGACGCCGCCAGTGGCCAGGGCGAGGGCGCCTATCTGGCCAGCCTGATCCGCATCCGCGGCGCGCGCCAGAACAACCTGCGCAATCTGGATCTGGATATCCGCACCGGCGAGCTGACGGTGGTGACCGGGCCGAGCGGTTCGGGCAAGTCCAGCCTGGTGTTCGACACGCTATATGCGGAGGGCCAGCGGCGCTATGTGGAAACCTTCAGCGCCTACGCACGCCAGTTTCTGGACCGCATGGACAAGCCCGCCGTGGACAAGGTGGAAGGCGTGCCGCCGGCGATTGCGATCGACCAGACCAACCCGGTGCGCACCTCGCGCTCGACCGTCGGCACCATGACGGAGCTGAACGATCACCTGAAGCTGTTCTTCGCACGCTTTGCGCACCTGCACGACCGGGTGACGGGGCTGCCGGTGCGGCAGGACAATCCGGATTCGATTTATGCGGATTTGCTGCGGCGGAGTGGTGTGGTCGATGGTGCAGGTGTGCAGGCGGCGCAGAGCGTAGACGCCTCCCAGGTGCAGCATGCCGACCCCATTCCCGCTCAGCGCGCCGACGTGGCTGGAGCGCTGGCGGAGCGTGCAGAGCGGGCGGCGGGAGCGGAAGCACCGCGCCTGGTCGTCACATTCCCGGTCGAATTGCCCGCCAGCACCACGGCGGAAGAAGTCGAGCAATGGCTGTCCGCCTCCGGCTTCACGCGCGTTCAAGCCGAGCGCACGGAAGGCGGGCGCAAGGTGCTCGACGTGGTGGCCGACCGCTTCCGCATCGACAAGGTGGAACGTGCGCGCGTGATCGAGGCGCTGGAAGTGGCGCTCAAGCACGGCGCCGGGCATCTTTCGGTGTATGCGCTGGCAGCGTCCGGCGAAGACGCGGCGCCCGAAATCTGGAGCTATTCCAGTAGCCTGCATTGCCCCGAAAGCGGCATCAGCTACAGCGCGCCGATTCCGTCCATGTTCTCCTTCAACTCGGCCGTGGGCGCGTGCGAGGCCTGCCGCGGCTTCGGTCGCGTGATCGGAGTGGATTGGGGTCTGGTGATTCCCGACGAAAAACTCACGCTGCGCCAGGGCGCCATCAAGCCGATCCAGACGCCGGCCTGGAGCGAAAGCCAGGACGATCTGATGCGCCACGCCGAAACGGCCGGCATTCCGCGCGACACGCCCTGGAACAAGCTGACCGAGGCGCAGCAGCGTTGGGTGATCGACGGCGCGCCGGGCTGGAAGGGACAGTGGAACAAGCAGTGGTACGGCATCCAGCGCTTCTTCGATTACCTGGAGAGCAAGGCCTACAAGATGCATATCCGGGTGCTGCTGTCCAAGTACCGCAGCTACACCGAATGCCCGTCCTGCGGCGGCGCGCGCCTCAAGACCGAGAGCCTGCTCTGGCGCGTGGGCAGCAAGGCGGATGCCGATGCGGTACTTTCTCCTTCTGATCGATTCATGCCTAAGGGAGTTGATTGGGATCGGGAAACTCTTGCCTCCTTGCCGGGTCTGTCTCTGCATGACCTGATGTTGCTGCCGCTCGACCGCCTGCGCGATTTCTTCGCCCGCCTGGGGCAGGACGACCGCCAGCCGGCCACCCAGACCGACGCCGCCGACACCCAGGCCCGCAAGCTGCTGTTCGAGGAAATCAACAACCGCCTGCGCTATCTGTGCGATGTGGGCATCGGCTATCTCACACTGGACCGCCAGAGCCGCACCTTGAGCGGCGGCGAGGTGCAGCGCATCAACCTGACCACGGCGCTGGGCACCTCGCTGGTGAACACGCTGTTCGTGCTGGACGAGCCCAGCATCGGCCTGCACCCGCGCGACATGCACCGCATCACCGAGGCCATGCTGCGCCTGCGCGATGCCGGCAACACGCTGGTGGTGGTGGAGCACGACCCGGCCGTGATGTGGGCGGCCGACCGCATGATCGACATGGGCCCCGGCCCCGGCGAGCGCGGCGGTGCCATCGTGTTCGACGGCCCGACCGAAGCGCTCAAGCGCGCCGACACGGTCACCGGCGAGTACCTAGGCGGCCGCCGTCAGGTGATCGACCCGCAGCGCTGGCAGCCGCGCGCGGTGGAAGCCAACACGCCGCGCCTGCTGCTGGAAGGCGTGCGCGCCAACAATCTGAAGAACGTCTCGCTGGAAATCCCGCTGCAGCGCCTGGTGTGCGTGACCGGGGTGAGCGGCTCCGGCAAGTCCACGCTGATTCAGGATGTGCTGGCGCCGGCACTGCTGCGCCAATTCGGCAAGGCCACCGAATCGCCTGGCGCACACGACCGTCTGCTGGGTGCCGACCATCTGGCCGATGTGGTGTTCGTGGACCAGTCGCCCATCGGCAAGACGGCGCGCTCCAACCCGGTGAGCTACGTGGGCGCTTGGGACGCGATCCGTCAGCAGTTTGCCACCGCGCCTCTGTCGCAGGAGCGCGGCTACACGGCCAGCAAGTTCAGCTTCAACAGCGGCGACGGGCGCTGCCCGACCTGCGGCGGCAGCGGCTTCGAGCATGTGGAAATGCAGTTCCTGAGTGACGTCTATTTGCGCTGCCAGGACTGCGACGGCAAGCGCTATCGCCCCGAGGTGCTGGAGGTGAACATCGAGCGCGGCGGCCGCACGCTCAACGTGGCCGATGTGCTGGAGCTGACGGTGAATGAGGCGGTGCTGCTGTTTGCCGCCGACCGCGAGGTACTGCGCGCACTCAAGCCCATCGTTGATGTGGGCCTGGATTACGTGAAGCTGGGCCAGCCCGTGCCCACGCTGAGCGGGGGCGAGGCGCAGCGCCTGAAGCTGGCGGGCTTCCTCGCCGACGCGGCCAAGTCTGCCGCCAAGAGCCGGCAGAGTCTGGCGCGCAAAGGCACGCTATTCCTGTTCGACGAGCCGACCACCGGCCTGCATTTTGACGACATCGCCAAGCTGATGCGCGCCTTCCGTCAGTTGCTGGATGCCGGGCATTCGCTGGTGGTGATCGAGCACAACCTCGACGTGATCCGCGCCAGCGACTGGCTGATCGACCTCGGGCCGGAAGGCGGCGACGGCGGCGGCCGCATCGTGGCCGAGGGTACGCCGGAGCAGGTGCGGCAGAATCCGGCCAGCCATACCGGCGCGGCGTTGCGGGAATACGATGTGGCGATGGGCTGGGGTGAAGCCGCTGGGTCGCTCCAACAAGTGCCAGGTGCCGGTGAAGAGGGCGCTGACGCGGCAAAAGGATCCAGTGCTGCATTGCGTGTGCAGGAACCGCTGGCAGCGTATGGATCTGCAGCAAATGCTGTCGGATCCATGGCCCCAGGCCGCCCGGCCCCCACGCTAGCCACCCCCCAGCGCCGCAGCAACGCCATCGAAGTCGTCCACGCCCACGAACACAACCTCAAGAACCTCTCCGTGCAGATCCCGCGCGGCAAGTTCAACGTCATCACCGGCGTGAGCGGCTCGGGCAAATCCACGCTGGCGTTTGACATCATCTTCAACGAAGGCCAGCGGCGCTATCTGGAAAGCCTGAATGCCTACGCCCGCAGCATGGTGCAGCCGGCCGGCCGCCCCGAGGTGGACGCGGTGTACGGCATTCCGCCCACGGTGGCGATCGAGCAGCGCCTGAGCCGCGGCGGACGCAAGAGCACGGTGGGTACCACCACCGAGGTGTGGCACTTCCTGCGCCTGCTGTACGTGAAGCTGGGCGTGCAGCACTGCGTGCACGACGATGCCCCGGTGCAGCCTCAAACGGCGGACCGCATCGTCGCGCAGATCCTGCGCGAGCACCGCGGCGAGCACATCGGCCTGCTGGCGCCGCTGGTGAGCGGGCGCAAGGGCGTCTATACCGAACTGGCCGACTGGGCGCGCCCGCGCGGCCATACGCATCTGCGCGTGGATGGCGAATTTCTGCCGACCACAGGCTTTCCGCGGCTGGACCGCTTCAAGGAACACGAAATCGCGCTGCCGGTGCTGAGCCTGGACGTGACGCCCGAAAACGAGATGCTGCTGCGCGAAGGCGTGCGCGATGCGCTGCGCCACGGCAAGGGCGTGGTACACGTCATGAGCGATCTCGCCGGCCTGGCCGAAGCCATGGCCGATGGCGGCACCGGCGCCGGCATTGGCCGCGTGCAGGTGTATTCCACGCTGCGCGCCTGCCCGGTATGCAGCACCAGCTACGAGGAACTCGATCCGCGCCTGTTCAGCTACAACAGCAAACATGGCTGGTGTCCGGATTGCGTCGGCACCGGCGTGAAGCTGAGCAAGGAACAGCGCAAGGCGCTGGACGATTCCGTGGCCGACAAGGACAACAAGGGCCGCGAGCAGACCTTTGCCGAGCCGGAAGTGGAAGGCGTGGGCGACCAGCCGTGCCCCACCTGCCACGGCACGCGCCTGAACCCGATCGCGCGCCATGTGCGCCTGCACGGCATCGGCATTGCTGACGTGGCGGCGCTGAGCGTGGCCGATGTGGCGGCCTGGGTGGATGGGCTGGCCTTCAGCGGCCGCGAGGCCGACATCGCGCGCGACATCGTGCCCGAAATCCGCAGCCGCCTGGCCTTTCTGCAGCAGGTGGGCCTGGGCTACCTCACGCTGGACCGCGGCGCGCCCACGCTGAGCGGCGGCGAGGCGCAGCGCATCCGGCTGGCGGCGCAACTGGGCAGCAATCTGCAGGGCGTGTGCTACGTGCTGGACGAACCGACCATCGGCCTGCACCCGCGCGACAACCACATCCTGATCAACGCGCTGCAGGACCTGAGCGACAAGGGCAACACCCTGCTGGTGGTGGAGCACGACGAAGACACCATCCGCCGCGCCGACCACGTGATTGACATTGGGCCGGGCGCGGGCGTGCGCGGCGGCACCGTGGTGGCCGAGGGCACGGTGGCTGACATTGAGGCGGATGCCGATTCGGTGACTGGGCGCTATCTGCGCGCGGCCATGCGCCACCCGATGCGCGGCACGCGCCGGCCGGTGCGGGGCGAAAGCGCGGACGCGGAGCAGCAGCCGGCGCTGGAGTGGCTGAGCGTGACCGGTGCCACCCTGCACAACCTGCAGAATCTGGACGTGCAGGTGCCGCTGCACCGGCTGGTGGCCGTGACGGGCGTGAGCGGCTCGGGCAAATCCACGCTGGCGCGCGATGTGCTGCTGAGCAATGTCGAAGCCATTGTGCTGCAGCGCTCCACCAAGGCGGGGCGCGAGGCCGATGCGCGGGGCGAACGGCCGGCCTGGTCCGGCTGCAGCGGCGTGCAAGGCTACGAAGCGATTGCGCGCGTGCTGGAAGTGGACCAGACCCCGATCGGGAAAACGCCACGCTCCTGCCCGGCTACTTATATCGGCTTTTGGGACACGGTGCGCAAGCTATATGCCGACACGCTGGAGGCGCGTGCGCGCGGCTTTGGCCCGGGGCGCTTCAGCTTCAACACCGGAGAGGGGCGTTGCCCGGCCTGCGAAGGGCAGGGCATGCGCACCATCGAGATGAATTTTCTGCCGGACGTGAAAGTGCCGTGCGAAGTCTGCCACGGCGCGCGCTTCAACCTGCAAACCCTGGCCGTGACCTGGCGCGGCAAGAGCATCGGCGACGTGCTGCAGATGGAGGTGGACGAGGCGGTGCAATTCTTCGCCAGCATGCCGTCCATCGCGCATCCGCTCAAGCTGCTGCAGGATGTGGGGCTGGGCTATCTGACGCTGGGCCAGCCCTCACCCACGCTGAGCGGCGGCGAGGCGCAGCGCATCAAGCTGGTGACCGAACTGACCAAGGTGCGCGACGACGTGACGCGGCGCGGACAGAAAACGCCGCATACGCTGTATGTGCTGGACGAGCCCACGGTGGGGCTGCACATGAGCGATGTGGAAAAGCTGATCCGCGTGCTGCACCGGCTGGTGGATGGCGGGCACAGCGTGGTCGTGATCGAGCACGATCTGGATGTGATTGCGGAGGCGGACTGGATTCTGGATCTGGGGCCGGAAGGGGGGACTGGCGGGGGGAGGCTGGTGGTGGCTGGGACGCCGGAGGAGGTGGTGGCTTGTGGGAGCCATACGGGGGAGGCTCTGAGGCCGGTGCTGGCTCGGGATGCAGGCTAA
- a CDS encoding PLP-dependent aminotransferase family protein, translating to MTPEPAPLSRTDPAPLSEQLARLFASRIDAGLMAAGTRLPSIRHCASRYAVSPHTVVAAYDQLLAQGLIRSERNRGFFVRERNALTPAASAATADRTPLAFPNDIGSLIRTMFPAGVRNQVKDSMDASRPSPASGVLPASWLDEGLLIKALRRAVAQDNSSSGALYGTAQGDPLLRDMLALHLESLGITTPSAQIITTSGATHALDVVARTLLSPGDAVLVDSPGWSVEFARLTRMGVRLLPVPRGPQGVDVAALEHLAATHRPKAYTTVSVLHNPTGHSLNLTQAHHVLQLAQQYDFFIVEDDTYAAFAPAHSPRYAALDGLKRTFYVTGFAKIIAPGWRVGCIAAPEDWIPELLDTKLIAGLNTVTPTERALSLCLQQGWLRRHTEAVTSRLDAARSRTVRLALRHGASFAAPPAGLFGWVETGVDTEQLAQRLLDHGWLIAPGHLFYPERCSSTRMRLNFAAGQDMAFWRAYQREVRLSKATAGG from the coding sequence ATGACACCCGAGCCTGCTCCCCTTTCGCGCACGGACCCTGCCCCGCTGTCGGAGCAACTGGCCCGGCTTTTCGCCAGCCGCATCGACGCCGGCCTGATGGCGGCGGGCACGCGCCTGCCGTCCATCCGCCACTGCGCCAGCCGCTATGCCGTCAGCCCCCATACCGTGGTCGCGGCCTACGACCAGTTGCTGGCGCAGGGCCTGATCCGTTCGGAGCGCAACCGGGGCTTCTTTGTACGGGAGCGCAACGCACTGACTCCCGCCGCCAGCGCCGCTACGGCAGACCGCACTCCGCTCGCCTTTCCCAACGACATCGGCAGCCTGATCCGCACCATGTTTCCCGCCGGGGTGCGCAACCAGGTGAAGGACTCCATGGACGCCAGCCGCCCTTCGCCCGCCTCCGGTGTGCTGCCGGCAAGCTGGCTGGATGAAGGGCTGCTGATCAAGGCGCTGCGCCGCGCCGTGGCGCAGGACAACAGCTCCAGCGGAGCGCTGTATGGCACGGCCCAGGGCGACCCCCTGCTGCGCGACATGCTGGCCCTGCATCTGGAATCGCTCGGCATAACAACCCCCTCCGCGCAGATCATCACCACCAGCGGCGCCACCCATGCGCTGGATGTGGTGGCGCGCACCCTGCTCAGCCCCGGCGACGCGGTGCTGGTGGACAGCCCCGGCTGGTCGGTCGAATTCGCCCGGCTCACGCGCATGGGCGTGCGCCTGCTGCCCGTTCCGCGCGGCCCGCAAGGAGTGGATGTCGCCGCGCTGGAACACCTCGCTGCCACCCATCGGCCCAAGGCATATACAACGGTTTCAGTGCTGCACAACCCCACCGGCCATTCGCTGAACCTGACGCAGGCGCACCATGTGCTGCAACTGGCGCAGCAGTACGATTTCTTCATCGTCGAAGACGACACCTACGCCGCGTTCGCCCCCGCCCACAGCCCGCGCTATGCCGCGCTCGATGGCCTCAAGCGCACCTTCTACGTGACCGGCTTTGCCAAGATCATCGCCCCCGGCTGGCGTGTGGGATGCATTGCCGCCCCGGAGGACTGGATCCCCGAACTGCTGGACACCAAGCTGATCGCCGGCCTCAACACCGTCACACCGACCGAACGGGCACTCAGCCTGTGCCTGCAGCAGGGCTGGCTGCGCCGCCACACCGAAGCCGTGACCAGCCGGCTGGACGCCGCGCGCAGCCGCACCGTGCGGCTCGCCCTGCGCCATGGCGCCAGCTTCGCCGCGCCTCCTGCGGGGCTGTTCGGCTGGGTGGAAACCGGCGTCGATACCGAGCAACTGGCGCAGCGCCTGCTGGACCACGGCTGGCTGATTGCGCCCGGACACCTGTTCTATCCGGAACGCTGCAGCAGCACGCGCATGCGGCTCAATTTCGCGGCAGGGCAGGATATGGCCTTCTGGCGGGCCTATCAGAGAGAGGTGCGCCTGTCAAAGGCAACGGCTGGCGGGTGA
- a CDS encoding acyl-CoA thioesterase has product MARLKFDALDHYPFCTELQIYTSHINHGNHLDNAQLLTLVSEARLRFIRWLGYDEMDVLGLGTVVGDVGAQYLSEGFYGDVLQIEMAPADLSRYGFDVVFRIREKTTQREVARGKVGVVLVDKQARKAAPMPDAVREKLLSV; this is encoded by the coding sequence ATGGCACGCCTGAAATTCGACGCCCTTGACCATTACCCCTTCTGCACCGAACTGCAGATCTACACCAGCCACATCAACCACGGCAACCATCTGGACAACGCCCAGTTGCTCACGCTGGTGTCCGAGGCGCGGCTGCGCTTCATCCGCTGGCTCGGCTATGACGAGATGGATGTGCTCGGCCTGGGCACGGTGGTAGGCGACGTGGGCGCGCAATACCTGTCCGAGGGCTTCTACGGCGATGTGCTGCAGATCGAGATGGCGCCGGCCGACCTGAGCCGCTACGGCTTCGATGTGGTGTTCCGTATCCGCGAAAAGACCACGCAACGCGAGGTGGCGCGCGGCAAGGTCGGCGTGGTGCTGGTGGACAAGCAGGCGCGCAAGGCGGCACCCATGCCGGATGCGGTGCGGGAGAAGCTGCTATCGGTGTGA
- a CDS encoding YnfA family protein produces the protein MLEIKTISLFLVTAVAEIVGCYLPYLWLTQGKSVWLLVPAGLSLAAFAWLLSLHPTAAGRVYAAYGGVYIFVAILWLWAVDGVKPTTWDLVGSSVALVGMSIIMFAPKHA, from the coding sequence ATGCTTGAAATCAAAACAATCTCGCTCTTTCTGGTAACGGCAGTGGCCGAAATTGTTGGTTGCTACCTTCCCTATCTTTGGCTCACACAAGGAAAGAGCGTATGGCTTCTCGTCCCTGCGGGGTTGAGCCTCGCGGCTTTTGCGTGGCTTCTGTCGTTGCATCCCACCGCAGCAGGTCGTGTCTATGCCGCCTATGGTGGTGTTTACATCTTTGTGGCCATTCTTTGGCTTTGGGCAGTTGATGGTGTAAAGCCCACGACTTGGGATCTAGTAGGGTCTTCAGTAGCCCTTGTAGGTATGTCAATCATCATGTTCGCGCCAAAACATGCATAA
- a CDS encoding NADPH-dependent FMN reductase produces the protein MAMTQIAVIVGSLRRDSYNRRLAQALEKLAPHDFQFQYLDISQLPLYNQDDDKQQAEVVLQFKQAISDSQALLFVTPEYNRSVPGVLKNALDHASRPYGKNVWAGKPAGVLGASIGAIGTALAQQHLRNILAYLDAPTLGQPEVFLKVDDKFFAEDGSVANEGSRKFLQGWMDAYAAWVKKHAA, from the coding sequence ATTGCCATGACCCAAATAGCCGTCATCGTCGGCAGCCTGCGCCGCGATTCCTACAACCGCCGCCTGGCCCAGGCGCTGGAAAAACTCGCACCGCACGACTTCCAGTTCCAGTACCTCGACATCAGCCAGCTGCCGCTCTACAACCAGGATGACGACAAGCAGCAGGCCGAAGTGGTGCTGCAATTCAAGCAGGCCATCAGCGACTCACAAGCGCTGCTGTTCGTCACGCCCGAATACAACCGTTCGGTCCCCGGCGTGCTGAAGAACGCGCTGGATCACGCATCGCGCCCCTACGGCAAGAACGTCTGGGCCGGCAAGCCGGCGGGTGTGCTGGGGGCCTCCATCGGCGCCATCGGCACGGCGCTGGCGCAGCAGCACCTGCGCAACATCCTGGCCTATCTGGATGCGCCCACGCTGGGGCAGCCCGAAGTGTTCCTCAAGGTGGATGACAAGTTCTTTGCGGAAGACGGCAGCGTGGCCAATGAGGGCTCGCGCAAGTTCCTGCAGGGCTGGATGGATGCCTATGCCGCCTGGGTGAAGAAGCACGCGGCCTGA